Genomic window (Campylobacter sp. RM16704):
ATTAAATTCTAAAGAACTCAACGGAACTATCTATTGTGTGCAAAAAATAGATAATGGCGATATAAAAACTATGATTGATGAGTTTAAAAACAAATCTAACAAAGCAGTGATTTTGCTTTTACAAGAAAAAGAAGGCAAAATCACCATAGCAGCAGGAGTAAAAGAAGCTCCATTAAAAGCAGGAAATTTAGTAAAAGAAATTGCACAAATACTTGGTGGAAATGGTGGCGGAAGAGATGATTTTGCTACTGCAGGTGGTAAAGATATAAACAAAATAGACCAAGCATTAAATCATGCTAAAAAAATCATAGAAGAAAGTCTTGTTTAATGCTTTATCTAGCTTCAAGTTCGCCTTCACGCGTTGCTTTACTAAAAAAAGCAAATATAGCTTTTGAACAAATCATAATAGACTATGATGAGAGTTCGATAAAAAAAGAAAAACCAAATTCTTATGTGCAAAAAATAGTTTTAGAAAAAGAAAGGCAATTTTTTGCACAATATCCTAATTTTAAAAATGTTTTATTTGCTGATAGTATAGTTTGTATTGAAAATGAAATTCTCACAAAAGCCAAAAACGATAATGAAGCATTTAAGATGCTGAATTTACAAAATGGTAAAAGCATTAGTATTTTAAGTGCTATGGTTTTGATTTTAGAAAATAAAAAAATATTCAATCTTAGCAAATGTGATATAATCTTAGATGAATTTGACTTAAAAGATATGCAAATTTATGTAAATTCAAAACTTTATCAAGGTAAAGCAGGTGCTGTAATGTGTGAAGGATTTCATAAAAAATACATTAGAAAAATCATAGGTCATCAAAGCACAGCACTAGGGCTTAATATAGAACTTTTGAAAGCTTTTTTATGATTAAAACATTAAAAATTTTTATTTCTTTTTGTGTGGTTTGTTTGATAGGAATTTTTATTTTTATTGCCTATTTGTTTTCAGATTCAGATTTAAATCAATATACTTTTAAAGATTATAAACCACCTCTTACAACACAAATTTTTGATAAAAACGGAAAATTAGTTGCTAATATCTTTGAACAACACCGCTTTTATGCTCCTTATGAAGAACTTCCACCAAGACTTATAGAGGCTTTAATTGCTATAGAGGACACTAGTTTTTTTGAACATAATGGAGTCAATATAGATGCAATTTTTAGAGCAGCTATTAAAATCATAAGAAGTGGTGGTAAAACTATGGAGGGTGCTTCTACTCTCACACAACAATTCATTAAAAACACAGAATTAACTCCTGAACGAACCTTAAATAGAAAATTAAAAGAAGCTTTGCTTGCTTATAAAATAGAAAGTACTTTGACTAAAGAACAAATTTTGGAAAGATATTTAAATTTCATTTTCTTTGGGCATGGATATTATGGAGTTAAAACCGCTGCACTTGGATATTTTAGAAAAAATTTAGATGATCTTAGTCTAAAAGAAATAGCTATTTTAGTAGGTATGCCTAAAGCCCCAAGCACTTACGATCCGACTAGACACTTGGATCTTTCTTTAGCAAGAGCAAATAGTGTTATACAAAGAATGTATAATCTAGGTTGGATTTCTAATGAAGAATACCAAGGTGCTTTAAAAGAAATTCCAAAAATTTATGATGATACATTGACACAAAATGCAGCTCCTTATGTAACTCAAGAAGTTTTAAAACAATTAAGTGGTATTAAAGATTTAAAAACAGGTGGATATAAAATAGAACTTGCAATTGATCTTGATGTACAAAATATTGCAAGAGATGCTTTAAAATTTGGCTATGATGAGATTATAAAAAGAGATAAAGATGCAAATTTAAGCACACTAAATGGGGCTATGATAGTAGCAAATCATCAAAATGGTGATATTTTAGCCTTAGTAGGTGGAGTAAATTATGCAAAAAGCAATTTTAATCGTGCCACTCAAAGCTTAAGACAGCCTGGAAGTTCCTTTAAGCCTTTTTTATATCAAATTGCTATTGATTTAGGTTATTCGCCTATGAGCAAAATCGCAGATATTTCAAGAGTTTTTGAAAGTTCTAAAAAAAATGAAAAAGATTGGAAACCAAAAAATTTTGGCGACAAATTTTTAGGACTTATTACCTTAAAAGAAGCACTAACTGGCTCAAGAAATTTAGCTACCATCAATCTTGCTCTTTCCTTAGGTCTTGATGTTATTCATGATAAACTCATATATATGGGATTTGAAAATATTCCTATGGATTTATCTATAGTTTTAGGAAGTTTTGGAATTTCTATTTATGATTATGCTAAGCTTTATACTGTTTTTGGAAATTATGGTCTTCAAAAAGATTTAATATTAATAAAAAAGGTGATTGATAAAAATGGAAAAACTTTAGTAGAATTTAATTCTGGAGAAAGAAAAATTAGTGAACCTGCACAGGCTTTTTTAGTTAATAATATGATGCAAAATGTTGTTCAAAAAGGTACTGGACGCAATGCAAGAGTTAAAGGGATTGAAATAGCTGGAAAAACAGGAACTTCTAATAAAAGTATAGATGCTTGGTTTTGTGGATTAACTCCTGAAATAGAAGCAATCATTTGGTATGGCAATGATGATAATAAACCTATGAAACAAATTGAAGGCGGAGCAAGAACTGCTGCTCCGGTTTTTAAAGAATTTTTAACAAAATATTTAGAACTTTATCCTGATAGTGCAAGAAAATTTAATATTCCTAAAGGAGTTTATCAAGGATTTTTTGAAAAACAAAAAGAATATTATACCAATACTTCTCCTTTTCCAAAAAATAATCCTATTTTTTCTGAAAACAATGAAATTATTTTTTAAAATATTTTTTATAAAATAATAAAAATTATCCTTTTGTTTTCCTTTATATGTTTTAATACTATATAAATATATAAAGGAATAATTATGAATATTACCCATGAAAAATTATACAAAAAAAGACGTCATTTTTTAAAACTAGGTACTGGTGCTTTAGTTAGCTCAGCATTAATCCAATCTAAATTAATGGCACTAAATTTTTTACCTGATGCAAATAGTGAAAAACTAAAACTTAGTGATGAAAAAATTGCAACTAATTATATTAATTTTTATGAATTTTCTACAGATAAAAAAAGAGCAGTAGAACTTGCTAAAAATTTCAATACAAAGGGCTGGAAAATAGAAATTAGTGGTGAAGTTGAAGAGCCTTTAGCTTTAACTATGGAAGATTTACTAGCTTTTCC
Coding sequences:
- the maf gene encoding septum formation inhibitor Maf, which codes for MLYLASSSPSRVALLKKANIAFEQIIIDYDESSIKKEKPNSYVQKIVLEKERQFFAQYPNFKNVLFADSIVCIENEILTKAKNDNEAFKMLNLQNGKSISILSAMVLILENKKIFNLSKCDIILDEFDLKDMQIYVNSKLYQGKAGAVMCEGFHKKYIRKIIGHQSTALGLNIELLKAFL
- a CDS encoding PBP1A family penicillin-binding protein yields the protein MKTLKIFISFCVVCLIGIFIFIAYLFSDSDLNQYTFKDYKPPLTTQIFDKNGKLVANIFEQHRFYAPYEELPPRLIEALIAIEDTSFFEHNGVNIDAIFRAAIKIIRSGGKTMEGASTLTQQFIKNTELTPERTLNRKLKEALLAYKIESTLTKEQILERYLNFIFFGHGYYGVKTAALGYFRKNLDDLSLKEIAILVGMPKAPSTYDPTRHLDLSLARANSVIQRMYNLGWISNEEYQGALKEIPKIYDDTLTQNAAPYVTQEVLKQLSGIKDLKTGGYKIELAIDLDVQNIARDALKFGYDEIIKRDKDANLSTLNGAMIVANHQNGDILALVGGVNYAKSNFNRATQSLRQPGSSFKPFLYQIAIDLGYSPMSKIADISRVFESSKKNEKDWKPKNFGDKFLGLITLKEALTGSRNLATINLALSLGLDVIHDKLIYMGFENIPMDLSIVLGSFGISIYDYAKLYTVFGNYGLQKDLILIKKVIDKNGKTLVEFNSGERKISEPAQAFLVNNMMQNVVQKGTGRNARVKGIEIAGKTGTSNKSIDAWFCGLTPEIEAIIWYGNDDNKPMKQIEGGARTAAPVFKEFLTKYLELYPDSARKFNIPKGVYQGFFEKQKEYYTNTSPFPKNNPIFSENNEIIF